The proteins below come from a single Drosophila kikkawai strain 14028-0561.14 chromosome 3R, DkikHiC1v2, whole genome shotgun sequence genomic window:
- the LOC108081168 gene encoding uncharacterized protein codes for MSKNVSLTDEQSRLNARLEAHMVYICPECGKAFRTQAEWRQHLNTKHDYLNKTYSDFNFIQIDERFHECQLCFKWVENAHNTIALLQYHYFMHLEHSETYRCVHCRMAYTRRRALNVHLMDTHMREIEKYENKLRQMKRQEQKPSTAPAANSVNPGNAEKQVATKGPLRGRPKLNMQTKKRKDLLQTALMDIDLVAEMEKPSAQSPPAATKTTNNTNASEQNLDRCLNAYEDILRKEEEKVPKYEADLDALCQEFFEDKESLTQDKGDEEKDEAAAPVAQEAQKENQEVVIIEIDALGKEEVAQLRKEMNTSSPQQQSAKRRRLSTTPTRDSDTEISTNGLTKLISYLCPKCGKEIASMDEWRAHVFKKHDFEHIIENSFKILEPGRKAMCLQCREVQPTTRRSQLQKHCFKHLPFRSYLKCTLCYRTKTSTSKIFNHIRYNHQEELQRKNKTQLLIKPEPKWASPKRPATRPDKAGSGGKDEDGEEEEGESLICEHCNKVFKTKWRYGRHIAGCRRAGMLRPSTPVEGSIAALLSHLREGCQRINPIWRSMQLNKT; via the exons ATGTCAAAGAACGTATCTCTAACGGATGAGCAGAGCCGCCTGAATGCGCGCCTGGAGGCGCACATGGTCTACATATGTCCAGAATGCGGCAAAGCCTTTCGCACTCAGGCCGAGTGGCGTCAGCATCTCAATACG AAACATGACTACCTGAACAAGACCTACTCGGACTTTAACTTTATCCAAATCGACGAGCGCTTCCATGAGTGTCAGCTGTGCTTCAAATGGGTGGAGAACGCCCACAACACAATCGCCCTGCTGCAGTACCACTACTTCATGCATCTGGAGCACAGTGAGACCTACCGTTGCGTGCACTGCCGCATGGCGTACACGAGGCGCAGGGCATTGAACGTTCACCTGATGGACACCCACATGCGAGAGATCGAGAAGTACGAGAACAAATTGCGCCAAATGAAGCGGCAGGAGCAGAAACCTTCCACAGCCCCTGCCGCGAATTCTGTTAATCCTGGGAATGCGGAGAAGCAAGTCGCAACCAAGGGGCCATTACGTGGACGtccaaaattaaatatgcaaaCCAAAAAACGCAAAGACCTGCTGCAAACGGCACTCATGGACATTGACCTAGTGGCGGAAATGGAAAAGCCCAGCGCTCAATCACCACCAGCTGCGACCAAGACGACAAACAACACCAATGCCAGCGAACAGAACCTGGACAGGTGTCTGAATGCCTACGAGGACATTCTGcgcaaggaggaggagaaggtgcCCAAGTACGAGGCGGATTTGGATGCATTGTGTCAAGAGTTTTTCGAAGATAAAGAATCTCTCACCCAAGATAAAGGAGATGAAGAGAAGGATGAGGCAGCGGCACCGGTGGCCCAGGAGGCGCAGAAGGAGAATCAGGAGGTAGTGATAATCGAGATCGATGCCCTTGGCAAGGAGGAGGTGGCTCAGCTGAGAAAGGAAATGAACACATCGAGCCCACAGCAACAGTCTGCCAAGCGCCGTCGGCTGTCAACGACGCCCACGCGGGACTCCGATACGGAGATATCCACCAATGGTCTGACCAAGCTCATCTCGTATTTGTGCCCCAAGTGCGGCAAGGAGATCGCCTCGATGGACGAATGGCGGGCGCATGTGTTCAAGAAGCATGACTTCGAGCACATCATCGAGAACAGCTTTAAGATCCTGGAGCCGGGTCGCAAGGCCATGTGCTTGCAGTGCCGTGAAGTCCAGCCGACCACCAGGCGGTCGCAGCTACAGAAGCACTGCTTCAAGCATCTGCCCTTCCGCTCCTATCTCAAGTGCACGCTCTGCTATCGCACCAAGACCAGTACGTCGAAGATTTTCAACCACATTCGCTACAACCACCAAGAGGAGCTGCAGCGGAAGAACAAAACGCAACTGCTCATCAAGCCGGAGCCCAAGTGGGCGAGTCCCAAAAGGCCAGCGACAAGGCCGGATAAAGCCGGTTCCGGTGGCAAAGACGAAGacggggaggaggaggagggagaaAGTCTGATCTGTGAGCACTGCAACAAGGTATTCAAGACGAAATGGCGATACGGGCGACATATCGCCGGCTGCCGAAGGGCAGGCATGCTTCGGCCCAGCACCCCAGTCGAGGGAAGCATCGCAGCCTTGCTGAGCCACCTCCGTGAGGGGTGTCAACGCATAAACCCCATCTGGAGATCAATGCAGCTTAATAAGACGTAG
- the gzl gene encoding E3 ubiquitin-protein ligase Godzilla produces MSRRSCHIITLLGLCLVCHEAAVARGHVLVYRRITSQLIEEFNDLPAQFGGNLPSNGLKVYVVPARRPYFGCDTLDKPPHQSYPVNAKFVALVSRGGDCTFERKVRVAQNASYSAVIVYNNEGDDLEQMSADNATGIRIPSVFVGHTTGKALATYNTPEVVLIINDELPFNINTQLILPFSILIGLCFIIMVIYMIYKCIREQRRLRRHRLPKSMLKKLPVLRYTKNNANNKYDTCVICLEDFVEDDKLRVLPCSHPYHTHCIDPWLTENRRVCPICKRKVFTKGEARASRSRQPSLDNVTDTDDDTTPLLQQQQSNGRQGGVQVNSSSSAAGAAAGSSSSVSAAAAAAGTTRHGTFRRGDAGRNPFEESQSSDDENALLDSSVRPAHERINPFDRAPNLPAHLAEQLGERRPTIWSRINFGSFFRRQPTTISVTAPPFLDHVESGTMGAMGLPVTGTVAVATPASNNILNPNLSGSFKDDDDMPPHRSIYEPIAISTPATETTGAAVAVDDSAFLQTPTQGGIGVAALPHSASDRQFLI; encoded by the exons ATGTCCAGGAGGAGTTGCCACATAATTACCCTGCTGGGCTTGTGCCTGGTCTGTCATGAGGCGGCAGTGGCTAGGGGTCATGTGCTGGTCTATCGACGAATCACAAGTCAG TTGATTGAAGAGTTCAATGATCTGCCAGCACAATTTGGCGGTAATCTGCCCTCAAATGGTCTCAAGGTGTATGTGGTTCCCGCCAGGCGCCCATATTTTGGTTGTGATACTCTGGACAAACCGCCGCATCAGAGTTATCCAGTTAATGCCAAATTTGTGGCCCTGGTATCTCG TGGTGGCGATTGCACTTTTGAGCGGAAGGTGCGAGTTGCCCAAAATGCCAGCTATTCTGCTGTGATTGTCTACAATAATGAAGGCGATGACTTGG AGCAAATGTCCGCCGATAATGCGACGGGCATCAGAATACCCTCCGTATTTGTGGGCCACACCACGGGCAAGGCGTTGGCCACATACAACACGCCCGAGGTGGTGCTGATCATCAACGATGAGCTGCCCTTCAACATTAACACCCAACTTATATTGCCCTTCTCCATACTTATCGGCCTGTGCTTCATCATAATG GTTATCTACATGATCTACAAGTGCATCCGCGAGCAGCGTCGCTTGCGTCGCCATCGACTGCCCAAGAGCATGCTGAAAAAGCTGCCGGTGCTGCGCTACACGAAGAACAATGCAAATAACAAGTACGATACCTGCGTAATCTGTCTGGAGGACTTTGTGGAGGACGATAAGCTGCGGGTACTGCCCTGCTCGCATC CTTATCACACACACTGCATCGATCCCTGGCTCACCGAAAATCGCCGCGTATGTCCCATTTGCAAGCGCAAGGTTTTTACGAAGGGCGAAGCACGTGCAAGTCGGAGTCGACAGCCTTCTTTGGATAATGTCACCGATACGGACGACGACACCACGCCACtgttgcagcaacagcaatcgAACGGCAGGCAGGGAGGAGTCCAGGTGAACTCTTCCTCCTCTGCTGCAGGGGCAGCTGCTGGTAGCAGCTCGAGTGTTtcagcggctgctgctgcggccgGGACAACGCGACATGGCACGTTCCGGCGAGGGGACGCTGGTCGGAACCCTTTCGAGGAGTCCCAGAGCTCGGACGATGAGAATG CCCTGCTGGACTCTTCCGTGCGTCCGGCCCACGAACGCATCAATCCCTTCGATCGAGCGCCCAACCTGCCGGCCCATCTAGCCGAGCAGTTGGGTGAACGTCGTCCCACGATCTGGTCGCGCATCAACTTTGg TTCATTCTTCCGACGCCAGCCGACCACAATTAGTGTGACGGCGCCGCCTTTTCTGGATCATGTGGAGTCCGGTACCATGGGTGCCATGGGTCTGCCGGTGACGGGGACAGTTGCTGTGGCCACGCCCGCATCGAACAACATCCTCAATCCGAATTTAAGCGGCTCCTTCAAGGACGACGACGATATGCCACCGCATCGCTCGATCTACGAACCGATAGCAATCAGTACGCCTGCCACGGAGACGACGGGAGCCGCCGTCGCCGTCGATGATTCAGCGTTTCTGCAAACGCCCACGCAGGGCGGCATAGGCGTGGCCGCACTGCCTCACAGCGCCTCCGATCGCCAGTTTCTCATATGA
- the LOC108080871 gene encoding PI-actitoxin-Axm2b, which translates to MKFILILACLVLYLSLTYAQDSCRGSPRNQTCIGGRNEGHRNGRNCRRSAMNEMWYFNRRTRDCLKMRYHGCGGNQNRYCSKRSCRRSCG; encoded by the exons ATGAAGTTCATTCTGATCTTGGCTTGCCTTGTCCTGTATTTGAGTCTCACTTATGCCCAGGACAGTTGCAGGGGCAGTCCTC GCAACCAGACTTGTATTGGCGGCAGGAATGAAGGACATCGAAATGGACGTAATTGCCGGAGATCAGCCATGAACGAAATGTGGTACTTCAACAGGCGAACCAGGGACTGTCTAAAGATGAGATATCACGGATGTGGTGGCAACCAGAACCGCTACTGCTCCAAGAGATCTTGCAGAAGGTCGTGTGGTTAA
- the LOC108081169 gene encoding venom allergen-1 → MISVSKTSSLGGLLFLGLAIHLTVVQAAEGTPTPKKAGTTQKDKAGKNVDYCDPSLCLKGQRHVACNITNELHKRCSMNAELVTITDKLRTFVTHRLNELRNNAAQGGYNGVNPAARMSTLTWDSELSHLAEFNVQKCMLNSDSCLNTKNYKHVGQIVGYRGFKKNIPTLEDILSDIGRTWVRTRFSSSMTDTNDDQISKVPKVDFLQMVVENAKHVGCAVLQQSNNGWWQTFFTCNFDVAPTKGAPIFESSKTPASSCQTGKHKVYTNLCSQDETYSRARSRLKFDYLSSQRDYKSEQIIQNNEQAISNAKATSMPKVQRRSGNQPRDGGKATTEDAAGATTEDATTGAPIPAPHVDKPKLQKKFAKFLREMKIAEKKRERRNIVIITSNHEVEDTGMSQLEEVKDHNENKPGNMRRLKSSRRQKKPEWIVVNT, encoded by the exons ATGATTTCTGTTTCGAAAACGTCGTCCCTAGGCGGTCTCCTTTTTCTGGGACTCGCCATACATTTGACCGTAGTCCAGGCTGCAGAAGGAACACCCACACCAAAAAAAGCGGGAACAACACAGAAGGATAAAGCTGGCAAAAATGTAGACTATTGCGATCCCTCGTTATGTCTTAAAGGTCAACGCCATGTCGCCTGTAACATTACAAAC GAACTCCACAAAAGATGTTCAATGAACGCTGAGCTTGTAACAATAACTGACAAGCTACGGACTTTTGTAACTCATCGCCTTAACGAGCTGCGAAATAATGCTGCGCAGGGCGGATATAATGGAGTGAATCCGGCTGCCCGCATGTCCACCCTAACTTGGGACTCGGAGCTATCGCATCTGGCCGAGTTCAATGTGCAGAAGTGTATGCTTAACTCCGATAGTTGTCTGAACACCAAAAACTATAAACACGTTGGTCAGATCGTTGGTTATCGcggctttaaaaaaaacattccGACTTTGGAGGACATCCTAAGTGATATCGGAAGGACTTGGGTGCGGACCCGCTTTTCCAGCTCAATGACAGACACAAATGATGATCAGATTTCCAA GGTGCCCAAGGTCGATTTTCTCCAGATGGTAGTCGAAAATGCCAAGCATGTGGGCTGCGCTGTCCTCCAGCAGTCCAACAACGGATGGTGGCAGACCTTCTTCACCTGCAACTTTGATGTTGCCCCCACTAAGGGTGCTCCCATCTTCGAGTCCAGCAAAACGCCGGCCTCATCCTGCCAGACTGGTAAACATAAAGTATACACAAATCTGTGCTCGCAAGATGAAACCTACAGCAGGGCAAGATCAAGACTTAAATTCGATTATTTGAGCAGCCAACGGGACTATAAATCAGAACAGATTATTCAGAATAACGAACAGGCGATCTCAAATGCTAAAGCTACATCTATGCCAAAAGTTCAGAGGAGAAGTGGTAATCAACCCAGGGATGGGGGGAAGGCAACTACAGAAGATGCAGCTGGAGCAACTACAGAAGATGCTACGACGGGAGCACCAATACCAGCGCCTCATGTAGATAAACCAAAGCTACAGAAAAAATTCGCTAAATTCCTAAGGGAGATGAAAATAGCAGAGAAAAAACGTGAAAGGCGGAATATAGTTATAATAACTAGCAACCATGAGGTGGAAGACACTGGAATGTCGCAACTCGAGGAAGTCAAGGATCACAATGAAAATAAGCCCGGAAACATGAGGAGACTAAAAAGTTCCCGCAGACAGAAGAAACCCGAATGGATTGTTGTCAATACTTGA
- the Dmtn gene encoding transmembrane and coiled-coil domain protein 3 isoform X1 — protein sequence MDSTPNAAHNPNQNRDLLTLQPLRPSRGSSSNLRASRSPSASRSTEQMSRERASEAAAATQTAAAAAGGTTASAAGGGGAATASATTGAGGTSGSGTASANTNSNSSASSSTVAAAQAAVYSGGNTVTGSLGSGGVVARGFRSHSPTHRRRSRERQRRTHGSDQGGLLAYSGLVGGINDMTDFLGPNQGGGGGGGGGGGGSAGTGSGLEDSRLSGNEDYYSSFVSDEFDSSKKVHRRCHERSSSVQAIDRLNTKIQCTKESIRQEQTARDDNVNEYLKLAASADKQQLQRIKAVFEKKNQKSAHNISQLQKKLDNYTKRAKDLQNHQFQTKSQHRQPREVLRDVGQGLRNVGGNIRDGITGFSGSVMSKPREFAHLIKNKFGSADNINQMSEAELQGMQANANADVLAANERLQQVPGAGTSTGSGGGGGHNNNNNTGGAGSGTGKFNSDNSECSSVTSESIPAGSGKSQSGASQYHIVLKTLLTELAERKAENEKLKERIERLETGQKEFNNLTATLESERYRAEGLEEQINDLTELHQNEIENLKQTIADMEEKVQYQSDERLRDVNEVLENCQTRISKMEHMSQQQYVTVEGIDNSNARALVVKLINVVLTILQVVLLLVATAAGIIMPFLKTRVRVLTTFLSICFVIFVIRQWPDVQDIGSGLVRHLKQSLVVK from the exons TGTCCCGGGAGCGTGCCAGCgaggcagcggcagccactcagacagcagcagcagcggcgggcGGAACGACGGCGTCAGCAGCcggaggtggaggagcagcaacagcttcGGCAACAACTGGGGCAGGCGGCACTTCCGGATCCGGAACAGCCTCCGCGAACACGAACAGCAATTCCTCAGCCTCATCCAGCACAGTGGCAGCTGCACAGGCGGCTGTCTACAGCGGCGGCAACACGGTGACCGGCAGTTTGGGCAGCGGCGGGGTGGTGGCTCGTGGCTTCCGCAGCCACAGCCCCACCCATCGGCGGCGTAGTCGCGAACGCCAGAGACGCACCCATGGCTCTGATCAGGGCGGCCTGCTGGCCTACAGCGGTCTCGTTGGTGGCATCAACGACATGACGGATTTCCTGGGTCCAAATcagggcggcggcggcggtggaggaggaggtggcggTGGCAGCGCTGGCACTGGCAGCGGGCTGGAGGACTCACGGTTGTCTGGCAACGAGGACTACTATTCATCATTCGTATCCGATGAGTTTGACAGCAGCAAAAAGGTGCATCGCCGCTGCCATGAGCGCAGCTCAAGCGTCCAGGCCATTGACCGTTTGAACACCAAGATCCAATGCACCAAGGAGTCCATCCGTCAAGAGCAAACTGCCAGAGATG ATAATGTCAATGAGTATCTGAAGCTGGCAGCCAGTGCCGACAAACAACAGCTGCAGCGCATCAAG GCTGTCTTCGAGAAGAAGAACCAGAAGAGTGCGCACAACATTTCGCAGCTGCAAAAGAAACTGGACAATTACACGAAACGGGCCAAGGATCTACAGAATCACCAGTTCCAGACCAAAAGCCAGCATCGCCAGCCGCGTGAGGTGTTGCGCGATGTGGGCCAGGGATTGCGCAATGTTGGTGGCAACATCCGTGACGGCATCACTGGCTTTTCCGGTTCGGTGATGTCCAAGCCGCGTGAATTTGCCCACCTTATCAAGAACAAGTTTGGCAGCGCCGACAACATCAATCAGATGAGCGAAGCCGAGCTGCAAGGCATGCAGGCGAATGCCAATGCCGATGTCCTGGCGGCCAATGAACGATTGCAGCAGGTGCCCGGTGCGGGCACTTCAACAGGATcgggcggtggcggtggtcacaacaacaacaataacacaGGTGGGGCTGGCAGTGGCACAGGCAAATTCAACAGTGACAACAGTGAATGCAGTAGCGTGACCAGCGAAAGTATACCGGCCGG TTCTGGCAAAAGCCAGTCGGGTGCCAGCCAATACCATATAGTGCTCAAGACATTGCTGACCGAGCTGGCCGAGCGAAAGGCTGAAAACGAGAAGCTCAAGGAGCGCATCGAACGGCTGGAG ACGGGCCAAAAGGAATTCAACAATCTGACCGCCACACTCGAAAGTGAACGATATCGTGCCGAGGGACTCGAGGAGCAAATCAATGACTTGACGGAATTACATCAG AATGAAATTGAGAATCTGAAGCAAACGATTGCCGACATGGAGGAGAAAGTACAATACCAAAGCGATGAAAGACTACGTGACGTCAACGAAGTGCTCGAGAACTGTCAAACGAGG ATATCGAAAATGGAGCACATGTCGCAGCAACAATATGTCACCGTCGAGGGCATTGATAATTCCAATGCACGGGCCTTGGTTGTGAAACTCATCAATGTGGTATTAACGATATTGCAAGTGGTACTCCTGCTGGTGGCAACCGCAGCTGGCATTATAATGCCGTTTCTCAAAACGAG ggtTCGTGTTCTCACCACCTTTCTGTCGATATGCTTCGTTATCTTTGTGATACGACAATGGCCGGATGTACAGGATATAGGCTCGGGCCTTGTGCGGCATCTCAAGCAATCGCTGGTGGTCAAGTGA
- the Dmtn gene encoding transmembrane and coiled-coil domain protein 3 isoform X2, translating into MRHNSPVSRERASEAAAATQTAAAAAGGTTASAAGGGGAATASATTGAGGTSGSGTASANTNSNSSASSSTVAAAQAAVYSGGNTVTGSLGSGGVVARGFRSHSPTHRRRSRERQRRTHGSDQGGLLAYSGLVGGINDMTDFLGPNQGGGGGGGGGGGGSAGTGSGLEDSRLSGNEDYYSSFVSDEFDSSKKVHRRCHERSSSVQAIDRLNTKIQCTKESIRQEQTARDDNVNEYLKLAASADKQQLQRIKAVFEKKNQKSAHNISQLQKKLDNYTKRAKDLQNHQFQTKSQHRQPREVLRDVGQGLRNVGGNIRDGITGFSGSVMSKPREFAHLIKNKFGSADNINQMSEAELQGMQANANADVLAANERLQQVPGAGTSTGSGGGGGHNNNNNTGGAGSGTGKFNSDNSECSSVTSESIPAGSGKSQSGASQYHIVLKTLLTELAERKAENEKLKERIERLETGQKEFNNLTATLESERYRAEGLEEQINDLTELHQNEIENLKQTIADMEEKVQYQSDERLRDVNEVLENCQTRISKMEHMSQQQYVTVEGIDNSNARALVVKLINVVLTILQVVLLLVATAAGIIMPFLKTRVRVLTTFLSICFVIFVIRQWPDVQDIGSGLVRHLKQSLVVK; encoded by the exons ATGCGCCACAATTCGCCAGTGTCCCGGGAGCGTGCCAGCgaggcagcggcagccactcagacagcagcagcagcggcgggcGGAACGACGGCGTCAGCAGCcggaggtggaggagcagcaacagcttcGGCAACAACTGGGGCAGGCGGCACTTCCGGATCCGGAACAGCCTCCGCGAACACGAACAGCAATTCCTCAGCCTCATCCAGCACAGTGGCAGCTGCACAGGCGGCTGTCTACAGCGGCGGCAACACGGTGACCGGCAGTTTGGGCAGCGGCGGGGTGGTGGCTCGTGGCTTCCGCAGCCACAGCCCCACCCATCGGCGGCGTAGTCGCGAACGCCAGAGACGCACCCATGGCTCTGATCAGGGCGGCCTGCTGGCCTACAGCGGTCTCGTTGGTGGCATCAACGACATGACGGATTTCCTGGGTCCAAATcagggcggcggcggcggtggaggaggaggtggcggTGGCAGCGCTGGCACTGGCAGCGGGCTGGAGGACTCACGGTTGTCTGGCAACGAGGACTACTATTCATCATTCGTATCCGATGAGTTTGACAGCAGCAAAAAGGTGCATCGCCGCTGCCATGAGCGCAGCTCAAGCGTCCAGGCCATTGACCGTTTGAACACCAAGATCCAATGCACCAAGGAGTCCATCCGTCAAGAGCAAACTGCCAGAGATG ATAATGTCAATGAGTATCTGAAGCTGGCAGCCAGTGCCGACAAACAACAGCTGCAGCGCATCAAG GCTGTCTTCGAGAAGAAGAACCAGAAGAGTGCGCACAACATTTCGCAGCTGCAAAAGAAACTGGACAATTACACGAAACGGGCCAAGGATCTACAGAATCACCAGTTCCAGACCAAAAGCCAGCATCGCCAGCCGCGTGAGGTGTTGCGCGATGTGGGCCAGGGATTGCGCAATGTTGGTGGCAACATCCGTGACGGCATCACTGGCTTTTCCGGTTCGGTGATGTCCAAGCCGCGTGAATTTGCCCACCTTATCAAGAACAAGTTTGGCAGCGCCGACAACATCAATCAGATGAGCGAAGCCGAGCTGCAAGGCATGCAGGCGAATGCCAATGCCGATGTCCTGGCGGCCAATGAACGATTGCAGCAGGTGCCCGGTGCGGGCACTTCAACAGGATcgggcggtggcggtggtcacaacaacaacaataacacaGGTGGGGCTGGCAGTGGCACAGGCAAATTCAACAGTGACAACAGTGAATGCAGTAGCGTGACCAGCGAAAGTATACCGGCCGG TTCTGGCAAAAGCCAGTCGGGTGCCAGCCAATACCATATAGTGCTCAAGACATTGCTGACCGAGCTGGCCGAGCGAAAGGCTGAAAACGAGAAGCTCAAGGAGCGCATCGAACGGCTGGAG ACGGGCCAAAAGGAATTCAACAATCTGACCGCCACACTCGAAAGTGAACGATATCGTGCCGAGGGACTCGAGGAGCAAATCAATGACTTGACGGAATTACATCAG AATGAAATTGAGAATCTGAAGCAAACGATTGCCGACATGGAGGAGAAAGTACAATACCAAAGCGATGAAAGACTACGTGACGTCAACGAAGTGCTCGAGAACTGTCAAACGAGG ATATCGAAAATGGAGCACATGTCGCAGCAACAATATGTCACCGTCGAGGGCATTGATAATTCCAATGCACGGGCCTTGGTTGTGAAACTCATCAATGTGGTATTAACGATATTGCAAGTGGTACTCCTGCTGGTGGCAACCGCAGCTGGCATTATAATGCCGTTTCTCAAAACGAG ggtTCGTGTTCTCACCACCTTTCTGTCGATATGCTTCGTTATCTTTGTGATACGACAATGGCCGGATGTACAGGATATAGGCTCGGGCCTTGTGCGGCATCTCAAGCAATCGCTGGTGGTCAAGTGA
- the TfIIFalpha gene encoding general transcription factor IIF subunit 1: protein MSSAAKSATNAASGGSTSAAAAAAAAASASAAATSSNVQEFKIRVPKMRKKHHVMRFNATLNVDFAQWRNVKLERENNMKEFRGMDEDQPKFGAGSEYNRDQREEARRKKFGIIARKYRPEAQPWILKVGGKTGKKFKGIREGGVGENAAFYVFTHAPDGAIEAYPLNEWYNFQPIQRYKSLSAEEAEQEFGRRKKVMNYFSLMLRKRLRGDEEEEQDPEEAKLLKAATKKSKELKITDMDEWIDSEDESDSDEEEDKKKKEQEDSDDDKAKGKGKKGADKKKKKRDVDDEAFEESDDGDEEGREMDYDTSSSEDEPDPEAKLDKDMKGVAEEDALRKLLNSDEEEEDEKKSDESDKEDGDGEKKKKEKGKDDAAKDKNKKKKAAKDDKKGKSNGSGDSSDTDFSSDSTDSEDDLSNGPPKKKTASKDKDKEKEKDKESAAASSKASTSSSSNANKSRSATPTLSTDASKRKMNSLPSDLTGSDTSNSPTSTPAKRPKNEISNSLPTSFSGAKVEDYGITEEAVRRYLKRKPLTATELLTKFKNKKTGVSSDRLVETMTKILKKINPVKHTIQGKMYLWIK from the exons ATGTCGTCCGCAGCCAAGTCGGCG ACGAACGCTGCCAGCGGGGGCTCCACgtctgcagctgctgccgccgcagccgctgcCTCGGCATCAGCCGCGGCAACGTCCTCCAACGTGCAGGAGTTCAAGATCCGGGTGCCCAAGATGCGTAAGAAGCACCACGTGATGCGGTTCAATGCCACCCTCAATGTGGATTTCGCACAGTGGCGTAATGTGAAACTGGAGCGGGAGAACAACATGAAGGAGTTCCGCGGCATGGATGAGGATCAGCCCAAGTTCGGCGCCGGATCTGAGTATAATCGGGATCAGCGCGAGGAGGCGCGTCGCAAGAAGTTCGGCATTATTGCGCGGAAATACCGCCCGGAGGCGCAGCCTTGGATCCTGAAAGTCGGTGGCAAGACCGGCAAGAAGTTTAAGGGTATCCGGGAGGGCGGCGTTGGCGAGAATGCCGCCTTCTACGTGTTCACCCATGCTCCGGACGGAGCCATCGAGGCATATCCCCTGAACGAGTGGTACAACTTCCAGCCCATCCAGCGCTACAAGTCCCTGTCGGCGGAGGAGGCTGAACAGGAGTTTGGGCGGCGCAAGAAGGTGATGAACTACTTCTCCCTCATGTTGCGGAAGCGTCTGCGAGGCGACGAGGAAGAGGAACAGGATCCAGAGGAGGCCAAGCTGCTGAAGGCGGCCACCAAAAAGTCCAAAGAGCTGAAGATCACCGACATGGACGAATGGATCGATTCCGAGGACGAGTCCGACTCTGATGAAGAGGAGGATAAGAAAaagaaggagcaggaggacAGCGATGATGACAAGGCCAAGGGCAAGGGCAAAAAGGGAGCCgataaaaagaagaagaagcgaGACGTAGACGATGAGGCCTTCGAGGAGTCTGATGATGGTGACGAGGAGGGCAGGGAAATGGACTACGACACCAGCTCCAGCGAAGA CGAACCGGATCCGGAGGCAAAGCTGGACAAGGACATGAAGGGCGTAGCCGAGGAGGATGCGCTTCGAAAGCTACTCAACtccgacgaggaggaggaagatgAGAAGAAGTCCGATGAATCGGACAAGGAAGATGGCGATGGcgagaagaaaaagaaggagAAGGGCAAGGATGATGCCGCCAAGGacaaaaataagaagaaaaaagcAGCCAAGGACGATAAGAAGGGCAAGTCGAATGGTAGCGGCGACTCCTCAGACACAGACTTCAGCTCCGACAGCACAGACTCTGAGGACGATCTCAGCAATGGTCCGCCCAAAAAGAAGACAGCCTCCAAGGACAAagacaaggagaaggagaaggacaAGGAGAGCGCAGCTGCCAGTAGCAAGGCGtctaccagcagcagcagcaatgccAACAAATCGCGATCGGCTACGCCAACCCTCTCGACAGATGCCAGCAAACGCAAGATGAACAGCCTGCCCAGTGATCTCACGGGCTCGGACACCAGCAACAGTCCCACTAGCACACCGGCGAAGAGGCCAAAGAACGAGATCAGCAACTCGCTGCCCACATCCTTTTCCGGTGCTAAAGTAGA GGACTACGGCATCACCGAGGAGGCAGTGCGTCGCTATCTCAAGCGCAAGCCTCTGACCGCTACCGAGCTGCTCACCAAGTTCAAGAACAAGAAGACTGGCGTCTCGAGCGACCGTTTGGTTGAGACCATGACGAAAATCCTGAAGAAGATCAATCCCGTCAAGCACACCATACAGGGAAAGATGTACCTCTGGATAAAGTAG